From Prevotella melaninogenica, the proteins below share one genomic window:
- a CDS encoding DUF438 domain-containing protein: protein MANKMKDFLPAIEMEKMQAMLELEEKYETGQLSLEEAREVMKTKIGKIRPYHLAFIEQNMKSREDDECIRADMRKIIELVEGFMDYSRPDVPEDHPLSHYYKENDEMRRLLLAVEDLVQYPVIKNQWLELYDQIRQYPIHYHRKQNQLYPLLEKKGFDRPTTTMWNFDDIVRDEIKDSLRLLEAGEDEAFIAKQNELIAYARDLMEKEETILYPTSYALISAEEFEDMKSGDQEIGFAFFKVDTPSTPNTQHSTPQKGFAEDLQALLSKYGYSAGPQQELDVATGKLTLEQINLIYKHLPVDISFVDENELVKFYSDTDHRIFPRSKNVIGRQVSNCHPRKSVHIVEEIVEKFRSGEQDKAEFWINKPEVFIYIVYFAVRDAEGRFRGVLEMMQDCTHIRELTGSQTLLTWAGKEEKSAANTTSSDNEGDEASAAQSNAPIEITPDTRLKDLFAAYPNLKKELASRYPSFKMLNTPLGKLILKKATVRTASERSGLGEEKFINLLKECIKDA, encoded by the coding sequence ATGGCAAATAAGATGAAAGACTTTCTCCCAGCAATTGAGATGGAGAAAATGCAGGCAATGCTTGAGCTTGAAGAAAAGTACGAAACAGGACAGCTCTCATTAGAAGAGGCACGCGAAGTGATGAAGACAAAGATAGGAAAGATTCGCCCTTATCACCTTGCCTTCATCGAACAGAACATGAAGTCGCGTGAGGACGACGAGTGTATCCGTGCAGACATGCGCAAGATTATCGAACTCGTTGAAGGTTTCATGGACTACAGCCGCCCTGATGTACCAGAGGATCACCCACTCTCACATTATTATAAAGAGAATGACGAGATGCGAAGACTGCTCCTTGCGGTCGAGGATCTTGTACAATATCCTGTCATTAAAAACCAGTGGTTAGAACTCTACGACCAGATTCGTCAGTATCCTATCCACTATCACCGTAAGCAGAATCAGCTCTACCCACTTTTGGAGAAGAAAGGATTCGACCGCCCAACGACAACAATGTGGAACTTTGACGACATCGTTCGTGATGAGATTAAGGATTCACTCCGACTCTTAGAGGCTGGCGAAGATGAAGCTTTCATCGCTAAACAAAATGAGCTTATCGCCTATGCACGCGACTTGATGGAAAAGGAGGAGACTATCCTCTACCCTACTTCATACGCTCTTATCTCGGCAGAGGAGTTTGAGGACATGAAGTCGGGCGACCAAGAGATTGGTTTTGCCTTCTTCAAAGTAGACACACCATCAACACCCAACACTCAACACTCAACACCTCAAAAGGGCTTTGCAGAAGACCTGCAGGCATTACTCAGCAAGTATGGCTACTCTGCAGGTCCACAGCAGGAGTTGGATGTGGCAACAGGTAAGCTGACCTTAGAGCAGATAAACCTTATCTATAAGCATCTGCCAGTAGACATCTCTTTCGTAGACGAAAACGAGTTGGTGAAGTTCTATTCAGATACCGACCATCGTATCTTCCCAAGATCAAAGAATGTCATCGGACGACAGGTCTCTAATTGTCACCCACGTAAGAGCGTACACATCGTTGAGGAAATCGTAGAGAAGTTCCGTAGTGGCGAACAAGATAAAGCCGAATTCTGGATTAACAAGCCAGAAGTATTTATCTACATCGTTTACTTTGCTGTGCGCGATGCAGAAGGCCGCTTCCGTGGTGTACTCGAGATGATGCAGGACTGTACACATATCCGTGAGCTGACAGGTTCACAGACCTTGCTGACATGGGCTGGGAAAGAAGAGAAAAGTGCTGCGAATACTACTTCTTCTGACAATGAAGGCGACGAAGCGTCTGCTGCACAATCAAACGCACCTATTGAGATAACACCAGACACCCGTCTGAAAGACCTCTTTGCAGCTTATCCAAATCTGAAGAAAGAACTTGCTTCTCGCTATCCATCTTTCAAAATGCTAAACACACCATTGGGTAAATTAATTCTCAAGAAAGCTACTGTCCGCACCGCTTCAGAGCGTTCAGGGTTGGGCGAAGAGAAGTTTATCAATTTACTAAAGGAGTGCATCAAAGACGCCTAA
- a CDS encoding DUF4738 domain-containing protein, with the protein MTRKIFQLLSLGLILFGVTACKQEKKSNDIITKIAPKPKVPSGPQPMTDFKYEKKIEWMGSTYTIRIHRFADKSLSIVSDEDGRKYYDNKFQVQILRQDGSSFYERTLTKDDFREYTDNQYGKDGALIGFMFDRAEGNKLYFGASVGSPDPKSDEYVPLDVTIDNMSRMRISKATQLDTPSDQPQQQPKSELEKAEEEGV; encoded by the coding sequence ATGACAAGAAAGATATTTCAATTATTAAGCTTGGGCTTGATACTTTTTGGTGTCACAGCCTGCAAGCAAGAAAAGAAATCAAACGATATTATCACAAAGATAGCACCTAAACCAAAGGTACCAAGCGGTCCACAACCAATGACCGATTTCAAGTATGAGAAGAAGATAGAATGGATGGGTAGTACCTATACGATTCGTATCCACCGCTTTGCAGACAAGTCATTGTCAATCGTCAGCGATGAAGACGGACGTAAATACTACGATAATAAGTTCCAGGTACAGATTCTCCGTCAAGATGGTTCATCTTTTTATGAGCGTACACTTACGAAAGATGATTTCAGAGAATATACTGATAACCAATATGGTAAGGATGGTGCACTGATTGGTTTCATGTTCGACCGTGCAGAGGGTAACAAACTCTACTTTGGTGCGAGTGTGGGTTCACCTGATCCAAAGAGCGATGAGTATGTGCCATTGGATGTAACCATCGATAATATGAGCCGCATGCGAATCAGTAAGGCTACACAACTTGATACGCCAAGCGACCAACCACAACAACAACCAAAGAGTGAGTTGGAGAAAGCTGAGGAAGAGGGGGTGTAA
- the aroB gene encoding 3-dehydroquinate synthase: MGQNIIISKQFKCELATAISECEKDKIFVLVDETTRDKCWELVKDDFCLKGAQVITIGTTDSSKTVDTVAHVWEALQQGGATRHSLLINLGGGMVTDLGGFAASTFKRGINFINIPTTLLAMVDASVGGKTGVNFGGLKNEIGVFSEADVVLLNTEWLKTLDTANIRSGYAEMLKHGLIADEAMWAELINFNLAQPDLQQLSAMLGKSVRVKERIVAEDPQEKGIRKALNLGHTFGHAFESWALENHPILHGYAVAFGLIAELYLSVVKTGFPTERMRQTVNFIREYYGTLPITCNDYPKLIEFMHHDKKNRGNEINVTLLGGVGDVRINQSVSEDEVKEALDFVREG, encoded by the coding sequence ATGGGACAGAATATTATTATATCAAAACAGTTCAAGTGTGAATTGGCTACAGCCATCTCAGAATGTGAGAAGGATAAGATCTTTGTACTCGTTGATGAAACGACACGTGATAAGTGCTGGGAACTTGTCAAGGATGACTTCTGTCTGAAAGGAGCACAAGTAATTACGATTGGTACGACTGACAGTAGTAAGACGGTTGATACGGTAGCTCATGTATGGGAAGCATTGCAGCAGGGAGGTGCTACGCGCCACTCTTTGCTTATCAATCTTGGTGGTGGTATGGTGACCGATCTTGGTGGCTTTGCGGCTTCAACTTTCAAGCGTGGTATCAACTTTATTAATATTCCAACCACGTTGCTTGCGATGGTAGATGCCAGTGTGGGCGGTAAGACGGGTGTGAACTTCGGAGGATTGAAGAATGAGATTGGCGTGTTTAGTGAGGCTGATGTCGTTCTCCTTAATACCGAGTGGCTTAAAACACTCGATACGGCAAACATCCGAAGTGGTTATGCTGAGATGTTGAAACATGGTTTGATAGCTGATGAAGCAATGTGGGCAGAGCTGATAAACTTTAATCTTGCACAGCCAGACTTGCAGCAGTTGAGCGCAATGCTTGGTAAGAGTGTTAGGGTAAAGGAACGTATTGTAGCGGAAGACCCACAGGAGAAAGGTATTAGAAAGGCTTTGAATCTCGGACATACCTTCGGTCATGCTTTTGAGTCATGGGCATTAGAAAACCATCCAATCCTCCATGGTTATGCAGTAGCTTTCGGTTTGATAGCTGAGCTTTATCTGTCTGTTGTGAAGACTGGCTTCCCAACTGAGCGTATGCGCCAGACGGTCAACTTCATTCGTGAGTATTATGGTACATTACCTATTACGTGTAATGATTATCCTAAGCTCATTGAGTTCATGCATCATGATAAAAAGAATCGTGGTAATGAAATCAATGTCACGCTCTTAGGTGGTGTTGGTGATGTCCGTATCAACCAGTCTGTCAGTGAGGATGAAGTTAAGGAAGCCCTTGACTTTGTGAGAGAAGGGTAA
- a CDS encoding NigD1/NigD2 family lipoprotein, with translation MKKNPLLYIVLILGIVLGTFSLQSCLNDDDTDYPTNIPNALVTIKTNSSTGQVYFQLNDETTILPTNMKTSPYGKKELRALTNIKVQDGKTEGYSKSAYVNRLDTILTKNMAPTLGKQNETVYGKDPVEIVKDWTTVVEDGYLTLRFRTYFGNGKKHVVNLVKGDNPYEVVLHHNASGDTKGLIRDGLVAFRLSDLPDTQGKTVNLTLKWQSFSGVKTVKFKYKSRK, from the coding sequence ATGAAAAAGAATCCATTACTTTATATTGTCCTCATCCTTGGAATAGTGTTAGGTACATTCTCTTTGCAATCTTGCTTAAACGATGATGATACTGATTACCCTACCAATATTCCTAATGCACTTGTGACAATCAAGACAAATAGTTCCACTGGACAGGTCTACTTCCAGTTAAATGATGAGACCACAATTCTTCCTACGAACATGAAGACTTCTCCTTATGGTAAAAAGGAACTGCGAGCACTTACGAACATCAAAGTTCAGGACGGAAAGACTGAAGGATACTCAAAGAGTGCATATGTAAACCGGCTCGACACTATACTTACTAAGAATATGGCACCAACTCTTGGTAAACAAAACGAAACAGTATATGGAAAAGACCCTGTAGAAATAGTCAAGGACTGGACAACTGTGGTAGAGGACGGATACCTGACTTTACGTTTCAGAACCTACTTCGGTAATGGGAAAAAACATGTGGTGAATCTTGTCAAAGGAGACAATCCTTACGAAGTTGTACTCCATCATAATGCTTCTGGCGACACAAAGGGTTTGATTCGTGACGGACTTGTAGCATTCAGACTTAGTGATCTTCCTGACACACAAGGGAAAACAGTGAACCTGACATTGAAGTGGCAATCATTCTCAGGTGTAAAAACAGTCAAATTCAAATACAAAAGCCGTAAATAG
- a CDS encoding RNA polymerase sigma factor has product MGLFGNNREQYIISLFEKGDALAMDKLYGEYADYLAKVCSRYIGNQEDRHDVLQEAFIRIFTKIHTFEYRGKGSLKAWLTKIVVNESLHFLRDNDPAIFIDKATDIPDCSTENPDIDSMSITQITETILKLPPGYRAVFNLYVVEGKSHKEIAEILNIKPDTSASQFHKARNMLAKMLKEQNK; this is encoded by the coding sequence ATGGGATTATTTGGGAATAATAGAGAACAGTATATTATAAGCCTTTTTGAAAAAGGTGATGCACTCGCCATGGATAAACTCTATGGCGAGTATGCTGATTATTTAGCAAAAGTGTGTTCGAGGTATATTGGAAACCAAGAAGATAGACATGATGTTTTACAAGAAGCTTTCATCAGAATATTTACTAAGATACATACTTTTGAATATCGAGGGAAGGGGTCATTAAAAGCTTGGCTCACGAAGATTGTAGTTAACGAATCTCTTCACTTTCTCAGAGACAATGACCCAGCTATTTTCATAGACAAGGCGACTGACATACCTGATTGTAGTACTGAGAACCCTGATATTGACAGTATGTCTATAACACAGATAACAGAAACAATACTTAAACTACCACCAGGCTACAGAGCTGTCTTCAACCTATATGTGGTAGAAGGCAAAAGTCACAAGGAGATAGCAGAAATACTCAACATCAAACCAGATACATCTGCATCACAATTCCACAAGGCAAGGAATATGCTTGCGAAGATGCTGAAAGAGCAAAATAAATAG